DNA from Quercus lobata isolate SW786 chromosome 1, ValleyOak3.0 Primary Assembly, whole genome shotgun sequence:
ACTCGTCTTGGGAGGgtgaaaatgccacatagatctcgagtttttaaaactcgatttcaatgcaaaaaaatttcacctatagtggcgtttttaagccttacagtgacgttttaaagccctataacagcgtttttctgcaaaaaaaattttataagtacaGGTTTAggggtcctatagtggcgtttttaagacttatagtgacgttttacagacctatagtggcgttttttctcaattaatggaaatcgagtttttaaaactcgattttcagcctgatttttttcccaatttaacttaatccacttacaaatcgagacttaaaaactcgagttttatcttggaactcgagttttagacactcgagatgctagttttcaaaattgttttgaaatgtgacaattaactaaattttttaatatttattgttatttagaaaaaaaattctaaatatggTAGCCAAACATACCGAAAGTCGAGTTCTTGTATGGAAATTTAAGGGAACACCCGAAAGAAAAAGTAGTTCCCAATGTGTGCTGGATTTCTAAATTAAGGACGCAACATATAAGTCCAAGACTTTAGGGGTTGGCCTTATGAGGGCATTTGGGCCGCAGCCCCTCCCtcctaaaaaaatgacaaggCCGAAAGGCGTCCAAAacaaatggcaaaaaaaaaaaaaaaaaaaaaaaatacaataccaAAATACCTGATCTAAATAGCtccaaaaaagaattaataaaaaaatctacaccgttaaaattaatacaatattataataattaaggaTCCCAATAAGGCAATTTTAATTGGTGCTCACGACAAATCAACGAATCTCAATACTGTCACCGACAGTATTGTAGACACCTAATTTGTCAGAGATATAAATGGTTCATGCAGGCTTAATTAAGATAAGAAGTACTAGTACATTGCAACAATATTTTGTGGCTATACAATTCACCGCGTCATGGCCCCTTGCACTGCTGGAGGCTTTTTAGCTTCTCGTTTCTGCCTTTCTATGTTCCCATGCCACCCTAGTCCATAAAATGCAAAAGCTAAGTCACACACAATATTACACAAACCTAATAAATAACCAcaggagagagagatagagtgtGTGTACCTATGGACATGTCAAAGCCATGTTTCTTGAGCTCTCTATACTCTTGACACAAAGCACATTCCTCGCAACAACAATGGATACAGCAATCTGTGCATGGGCTCTCCTCCAAAAAATACTGTCCTCTCAATTTGGATCGGTAAAAGCATGAGTACAAACACGAACAACCAGTCACGAACAATATTAACGTGTAAAGTGCTCCGCTCACTCCACATGCTGCAAACCCATGCAcgaatcattaattttttttaataataaactcCATTTACTAATAATGTATGAGTGAAAGCAAtccatcattttctttttcgaACTTACAAGTCGATCCTCTATCAACAATTTCTGCAATTCGCCCAAATGTAATACATGGACACCAGCAAGTTAAGCAACCTGAAACAAAACTTGGGACAAGctataaatcaataattaatgCACATTTAAATCTCGTGGCCAATACTTGCTCTTTAAATATTTGCCACATCATCCGTGCGTACTTTGTAAAATATGAACCATATTGATTTCTGAATCCAGTATCCAGAAAGTTAATTGGGATATATGGTACTAAAACTATGGCAGTGCTTGTGTATTTTGTTCTTTATAAACAAACTTTGGCACCCTaagtttaaatttcttttaatcgAAGATCCCAACCAATCCCGTGAATGCCATTCGTACCGTGCATATGACATTAACATTGACAATTTTGTACAAAAGATAAGTTAATGCAAAAATTTCACTTATATTGCTTGTAAGTTCTTAGTAAAAATCATCATCAACATCTGATCTAAACAGTTATTGTCGTCTTTAGCAGTGATGCAAAATAGACAACCCAAAACAGAAATCATCGTTTTCAATGTCTGCAATTGCTTGATGAGAaagtcaaaattaaataaataaataaaaatacttaatgGGATTTGAacgataataataaataatgcaaTCGTATGAAGTAAACAGTTGttgattatttatttcaaaatattgactccaattaaaatatatatatatatatatatatatagtatcatGGTAGTGTGGCACAATGGAGGACCATGTTATGAGCGAGTGAAAAAAATGTACTTACAACTGTTAACATCATCGCAACAATTGAAGAGTCCAGTGGACCAAGGTACTGGAGATTCAGGATGAGATTTCAAGTCAGGGTTGGCAGCAGGTCTTGGAGGAGGGTTTGGTTGGTTTGTCATATGGACTGGAACTCCAGTGGCTGTCCAATGATTGGAGTGGTCGATCTCTGAAGAAGGATTTGGCGGTTGAGGGGGTGCTGATGGTACAGAAACCGATGATCTCTTCTCAGACTCATTCATAATTGAAGGATAATCCATCCCTCGAGAGATTTTGAAGTCACTGTTATtatattttcccaaaaaaaggTTAAGAGTGCCATAGAACGTGGCTCTTCATGCATGATGAACGGTTGGGCAACCGTCCATAAAGGGATTAGGGGGCTTTCCGTTTTTGGGCCAAAacattgtgtattttttttcttttcttttttttttcataggaagacaaataacttcaattaacaagaaacaaaatttacattgtcctataaaataaaaattacattatgGAGAAGAGTTTGTCCTAAGAAACAAAGACTCTCTttaatttatgcagaaaagtCACAAATGCCTAAGACATGCATAGCTAACAAATGCGCAAGCCAATTACTAGTCCTGCGAACATGGGAGAAATGAATTGACCAAAAATCATTAACAACAGGAAACATCCCATAAATCAGAGGAgccaaagaagatggaggaggtGATTCTCCACGAAGAGCTTGAACAATATTCAATGAGTCACCCTCAATCACAAAATCATGGATGCCAACTGCAGTAGCAAAAGTGAAGCTAGCTTCGAAGGCCTTTGCTTCCACTTCAATGGCATCTAAAGGtgtgggaattttcttgcttaaaCCCGCAATAAAAAGACCCCTCTGGTCCCGAATTATAACCCTCACACCTGCCTCTTTCTGAGAAGGAAAAACAGTACCATCAACGTTAATCTTGTATAATGGATCCTTAGGTGGAGACCAATTTGATTCCAGAATTTGAGGGAGTTTTGGATGAACAACTGAAGCCACCCAATATTCCTCCAAATAATATTGACACCAGTGAACCAAACCTAGGCCATCCTTCCTCTTCCCCTATGTCTAACTGTTAGATAAATATTATgaagtgaataagaaattgacttCTAATGTGACCACTTGAACATGATATTAAAGTGGTGAGAATCCTTAAATCCCACATAGGAAATGATAGAGAATGTGAGTTTTAGGTTAGATATTGAGTTGGGCTTTAGGCATGTGTGAATTGGGCCACTTatccaattaaataatatttttttaatttattttttgagtaattAAGTCTATATATAGCAATTTTTTCTGAAACAATTTGTCTGTTCAGTAACgtatattttcataatacctcATTCATGAAAAAGAACTTTTTAGAAAAACTCTCCCagagagaatatttttgtgCATTCATTcgagtcaaagagagagaaagagacatgaGTAGTTCACAGAGCACAGATCTTGTGTGCTTCTTCTCTGTATTGTAGATCATTTTATCCTAGAAGGCAGATGTCCGTAAATCTCAAAACACCACACATTGTGTGAGGGGAGAAATCTGCTTTAAGGAGATTATGACAAATACAAGACTTGATCTGAATTTTTCATCCTTCACGCATTTGGTCTGTGAGTTTCTAATTATTTGcaaatttcttcttatatatatttaatatttttttattgcttttaccTATCACATCTATTTGTGCTATTGCTTAATTTTAGATTTGTGTATTGTTCCTTTTGCTTTATCTcaaaagtaaattgttgaaatatatccaaCACTAACTTTATGTGGAACATTGAttttccaaagttttttttttttctaaaaagagaGCAATCTGCTACTATCAAAGCAAGAAACCTCATTACCATTTGCCTACAAATCCATTACAACCTTATACGCACTCCTTATAGAAAACAAACCATTTGTAGTTTCCGCCCAAACTTGTCTATCCTCAGGTAGTCTAATGCTCAAAGGTATACCACTAATACACTCGGCCTCAAAAGGGAGAAAAACTTGTTTCAGTAAGTCACCATTCCAGCAATTGTTCACAACATCAATTAGATCACAAACTCTAGAAACTAAGGGAAGTAAAACTCTAGGGTAGATAACCTTATAGGTAGACAAATGAGGCAACCATTTATCCTCCCAAACCCGAATACTCTGACCATTCCTCACCCTCCATCTAATACCCTTCCGTACAACATTCTGAGCTGCCATGATTTTCGCCAAATATAGGAAGGTTTATTACCTAAAGTGGCATGCACAAAATCATAGTGGGGAAAATACTTGGCCTTAAAAACCCTATACACTAGGGAATTATGAATTCCACCTAAAGTCTCCAACCCTGTTTAGCAAGAAGAGCAAGGTTGAAAGACTTAAGAAGTTTAAACCCCATTCCCCCACAAAATTTAGGCTTACACAATTTTTCCCAACTCAACTACGCCATTTTCTTTTCATCCTTTTTTGTACCCACCAAAAATTATGAATCATACCCATCAACTCATCACAAAGGGAATCAGAAATTTTGACACAACTCATAGTATATAAGTTGGAATTGCTTGTTCTACGGCCTTAATTAACACTTCTTTGCTTGCTTTAGACAACAACTCCTCCTTCTAACCTGACAACTTTTTCGCCAATTTCTccttaatctatatatatacatatacataaataaataaataaataaatatatatatatatataactgaagcctctgaagctcccacaattttccacgtcagcacaatatttaaaaaataaaaataaaaaaataaaaataaaaaaccaaaacaaaacaaaagagaaaacacTTTTCTAAAACTCGACTCTACCTTTACCTTACACGATATTGTGCATTCTCTTCCTGCCTTTTGTCTACCAACTCCTCCTCGATCAGATCCACGGCAAGCCAATCAAACCCACATCAAGCCAACACTAAAGCATCGCATCTGAAAACCCACCATACCCACCAATAGACATCTTCTTCCTAAGAATCATGTCATCAAGAAGAAACCATAGTATATCTTTTACGCtttacttttgttgttgttttgttttcacttttattgACTGTTTTGTCTTAGTGAGTCGTCAATTCTCATCTGATCGTGGATGAGCACTAAGTCTAAGACTTCGTAAAACCATAGCGTAAAGTTGGTAAATTTCATAGCAAATTCAGGTAGTTGACTGATattctctctgtttttcttatatattatgtgatatatattttaaataagcaatttgataaaatttcacgctcactttctctctcggtctctctctctctctctctctctttcactcttttgGGCTTATTATTGCAAagactttttggttttcacGAGAATCTTAtaaatcttttttctcttctttggtttattaaaatccttttctttctccctgatatttcattattttttacttttttatttgttgtctttttttatttttgggttattcTCTGATTGGAAGTTAAAAACCTGgataattttggattttctttgtagttttgttttgtgtttttcatgAGCAAGAAGATTGTTTTATCATTGTATTGTTGTCCTACAAAACTATTCTTGATTGTGTGTGCAAGAGCCGCATGGAATATATTCTGAaaagttcaaattttgtttGTGATGTGCATGAATTTGAGGGAACTGTGTGGTTTGAGGGCGGAGTTGTGGCTGTTTGCAAAGTAGGAGTCTTTTTGTCGTAGTGGTTTGAAACTAAAAGATACTAGGAAGTGTTTTGAATTTAAGGGGTAGGGAAGAGTTGGTAAGGCTGCTACGAATTTGTCTATAGGATATAACCAAATTTATTGGGTTCTACGAATAGCATTTTTGAAGACGATCcacaaatttcttatgtttctaagaaagatgaatgaaaagaagctACTAAATGAATATGAAccattatttatacccaaaaaataatcactcttcaataggcacattttcGATCAATAGACAATTTTCCgttcaatagacacattttcagTCATTAGAAACACTTTCGTTCAATAAgcacttttaatatatatctaatataaaatgttatgaCCTTTTAATAGGTACCTTTTCTATATGCAATTTGAAGAATTATGATATTTCAATAGGCACCTTTTTGGTATATATTACAACCTAtcttgtatatacctatatatacaatacaaaataaactAGAGACGCAACATTTTGCCTCTAATATTTAGTTTGTTTCTAATAAAACTTTATGCTATTtctttcaatatcatttttttttttaatttcatacatttttttacactccaactaaaaaataatggttttatttttcccttaaaaCTCATCCAATAGTTATTCTcatgcattgcacgggttagcgactagtagcATTGAAAGTGTTTCTCTTATTTCGGCTCACCAGGGATGGTAAAAGATATTTTTCATCCTGTCTAATAATCTAAGCTCCAAATCTTGATTTTATCTTCTCTTGAAACTGCCTAACAGTATTACTTTTAAAGAACAATGAAGTTTTTGCCCGATTTAAATGTTGGCCAAAAGCTTCCTCATACACATGAAGAACTCTTTGCAAAGATTCACATTCCTCCAAAGTAGCCTTGCAGAAAATGAGACTATcatcaatggaaaaaaaaattttgagagagactCGTTCCACCCCTACATATAGAAACTTCATCCATAGAACCATCATGCACAGATTGCTTTATTAGAGCAAATAAACCTTCGACACATATTAAGAAAAGATAAGGAGAAAAATGATCTCCTTGATGTAGGCCCCTAGAAGGGGAGATACAACCTCAAGGTTTCCCATTAATACgaacaaaatatataacaaaagaaATGCATTGCATCATAAGGCCTCTCAACCTCAAATTGAAACCCAATTTTTCCATAAtcttatccaaacaaacccattCAACTCTATTCTAAGCTTTACTCATATCAAATTTCAGTGTCATCTCACCTACCTTTccagcctttttttttactaatatgaTGCATTGTTTCAAAGGCAACTAGCACATTATCAGTAATCAATCTACTACACA
Protein-coding regions in this window:
- the LOC115957400 gene encoding cell number regulator 2-like, with the translated sequence MDYPSIMNESEKRSSVSVPSAPPQPPNPSSEIDHSNHWTATGVPVHMTNQPNPPPRPAANPDLKSHPESPVPWSTGLFNCCDDVNSCCLTCWCPCITFGRIAEIVDRGSTSCGVSGALYTLILFVTGCSCLYSCFYRSKLRGQYFLEESPCTDCCIHCCCEECALCQEYRELKKHGFDMSIGWHGNIERQKREAKKPPAVQGAMTR